Proteins co-encoded in one Parascardovia denticolens DSM 10105 = JCM 12538 genomic window:
- a CDS encoding TIM-barrel domain-containing protein: protein MGERLDQKQFRRFIDQARPRMLPENVVQGDRWRIGVLTPSLLRLEWSDSGEFEDGISQMVVNRQFGGQVDFHVTRAAGGDVVIDTEALHLVYDGKKFSKEGLSVVVKGVPGSQFNTWHFGDAGKGNLKGTARTLDEADGAIPLDDGVLSRDGWAVIDDSASGIIGLASPASGGDDFHGEQGEHERGELEQDEHGQDEYGQGQFGPGIEVNPRSHQEIDLYFFGYGLRFVEAVQGFYGLTGAAPLLPRFALGNWWSRFYPYSQASYGALMDRFAKAGIPFSVAVIDMDWHRVDVPARFGSGWTGYSWNRRLFPDPQGFLSGLHDRGLRTTLNVHPRDGVRAFEDCYPAMARTMGVGPSAESPIEFDLTDPRFVDAYFAMHHGFEDEGVDFWWVDWQQGGVSRRRGVDPLWLLNHLHYVDSGRGGRWPLTFSRYAGPGSHRYPVGFSGDTVISWDSLRFQPYFTATASNIGYGWWSHDIGGHMLGARDDELEVRWYQWGVFSPVNRLHSSASAFSGKEPWNFPGDAQQVMIDFLRLRHRMVPYLYSMDYRAHEQGLPLVEPVYWWFPQVADAYLCQNEYFFGDRLLVSPIVEKADASSLMGGADVWLPRGIWFDVFTGRRYLAACDRSGEGLSTGAAGRRVRVHRPLGLMPVFARAGAVVPLQDLTESGSASTVNDLSNPQRMTVMVFPGADGDFLLREDSGRLGSDGRPSGRMTTTISAVWDDGPGHRRKVVIGPAIRRDGDDQDKAEDGDQDDGRIQAIPQARTWTVTWRGVGRLDENEVTATVGGRPVDGLQVSYDEDKLSLTVTLPACPTSGEVVLIFPSDLDVAPDPYLVDCQEILARAQMPYLTKDLAWSMVQEVGAAALSGLRTLNFTGGVPGEKEISQEESKFASSLPESVLAALEEVLLR from the coding sequence ATGGGGGAGAGGCTGGATCAAAAGCAGTTCCGGCGTTTCATCGATCAAGCCCGTCCCCGGATGCTCCCGGAGAACGTCGTTCAAGGGGACCGCTGGCGAATCGGGGTCCTTACCCCCTCCCTCCTGCGTCTGGAATGGTCGGACTCGGGCGAATTCGAAGATGGGATCTCCCAGATGGTCGTCAACCGCCAGTTCGGCGGGCAAGTGGACTTCCATGTCACGCGGGCTGCCGGGGGGGACGTCGTCATCGACACCGAAGCCTTGCATCTGGTCTATGACGGGAAGAAGTTCAGCAAAGAAGGCCTGAGCGTGGTGGTGAAAGGCGTGCCCGGGTCGCAGTTCAACACTTGGCATTTCGGGGACGCCGGCAAGGGGAACCTCAAAGGGACGGCCCGGACCTTGGATGAGGCGGACGGGGCCATCCCTCTGGATGACGGGGTCCTTTCCCGCGATGGCTGGGCGGTCATCGACGATTCAGCCAGCGGCATCATCGGCTTGGCATCCCCGGCTTCCGGAGGAGATGACTTCCATGGGGAGCAGGGGGAACACGAGCGAGGGGAGCTTGAGCAAGACGAGCATGGGCAAGATGAGTATGGTCAAGGGCAATTCGGACCGGGGATTGAGGTCAACCCGCGCTCGCATCAGGAGATCGACCTGTATTTCTTCGGCTACGGGCTGCGGTTCGTCGAAGCCGTGCAGGGCTTTTATGGTTTGACGGGGGCTGCCCCCCTGCTGCCGCGTTTCGCCTTGGGGAATTGGTGGTCCCGCTTTTATCCCTACTCCCAAGCCAGCTATGGGGCTTTGATGGACCGGTTCGCCAAGGCTGGGATCCCCTTCAGCGTGGCTGTGATCGACATGGATTGGCATCGGGTGGACGTGCCCGCCCGGTTCGGGTCAGGTTGGACGGGCTATTCCTGGAACCGGCGGCTTTTCCCCGATCCGCAAGGGTTCCTGTCCGGCTTGCATGACCGGGGGCTGCGGACGACCTTGAACGTGCATCCCCGGGATGGGGTGCGCGCCTTCGAGGATTGCTACCCGGCCATGGCCCGGACGATGGGGGTGGGTCCTTCGGCCGAGTCCCCGATTGAGTTCGATTTGACCGATCCCCGTTTCGTGGACGCTTATTTCGCCATGCATCACGGTTTTGAGGATGAAGGCGTTGACTTTTGGTGGGTGGATTGGCAGCAGGGAGGCGTTTCCCGGCGGCGGGGAGTGGATCCCCTGTGGCTCCTGAACCATTTGCATTACGTGGATTCGGGTCGGGGAGGCCGCTGGCCTTTGACCTTCTCCCGGTATGCGGGCCCGGGGTCGCACCGGTACCCGGTCGGCTTTTCCGGGGACACGGTCATTTCGTGGGATTCCTTGCGTTTCCAGCCTTACTTCACGGCGACGGCTTCGAACATCGGCTACGGATGGTGGAGTCATGACATAGGCGGGCACATGTTGGGTGCTCGCGACGACGAGTTGGAGGTCCGCTGGTATCAGTGGGGGGTCTTCAGCCCGGTGAACCGTTTGCATTCGTCCGCCTCGGCTTTCAGCGGAAAGGAGCCGTGGAACTTTCCCGGGGATGCCCAGCAGGTGATGATTGATTTCCTGCGCCTGCGGCATCGGATGGTCCCTTACCTGTATTCGATGGATTATCGGGCGCATGAGCAGGGGCTTCCTTTGGTGGAGCCGGTCTATTGGTGGTTCCCACAGGTGGCTGACGCCTACCTGTGCCAGAACGAGTACTTTTTCGGAGATCGTTTGCTGGTCTCTCCGATTGTGGAGAAGGCTGACGCTTCTTCTTTGATGGGAGGGGCCGATGTATGGCTGCCGCGAGGGATCTGGTTCGACGTTTTCACTGGCCGCCGGTATTTGGCGGCCTGCGACCGGTCGGGAGAGGGCTTGTCTACGGGGGCGGCCGGCCGACGGGTGCGGGTGCACCGTCCTTTGGGACTGATGCCGGTGTTCGCCCGGGCCGGGGCCGTGGTTCCCCTGCAGGATCTGACGGAATCGGGTTCGGCCTCAACGGTCAACGACCTGTCGAATCCGCAGCGGATGACCGTGATGGTTTTCCCGGGGGCCGATGGGGACTTCCTCCTGCGGGAGGATTCCGGACGATTGGGCTCCGACGGACGGCCAAGCGGGCGGATGACGACCACGATTTCCGCGGTCTGGGATGATGGACCAGGGCACAGGAGGAAGGTCGTCATCGGTCCTGCTATCCGTCGAGATGGGGATGACCAAGATAAGGCTGAGGACGGCGATCAGGATGACGGCCGGATCCAGGCGATCCCGCAGGCCCGGACCTGGACCGTGACTTGGCGCGGGGTCGGCCGCTTGGATGAAAACGAGGTGACGGCGACGGTCGGCGGCCGTCCGGTTGACGGCCTCCAAGTCTCCTATGACGAAGACAAACTGAGTCTGACCGTCACCCTCCCGGCCTGTCCGACGAGCGGAGAAGTCGTCCTGATCTTCCCCAGCGATTTGGACGTCGCTCCCGACCCCTATCTGGTCGACTGCCAGGAGATCCTGGCCCGGGCCCAAATGCCTTATCTGACCAAGGATCTGGCTTGGTCGATGGTCCAAGAGGTCGGGGCCGCCGCTTTGAGCGGTCTGCGTACCCTCAATTTCACGGGTGGGGTCCCTGGGGAGAAGGAAATCAGCCAAGAAGAGAGCAAATTCGCATCCTCTCTGCCCGAATCGGTCTTGGCCGCCTTGGAGGAGGTCCTGCTGCGCTGA
- a CDS encoding ABC transporter ATP-binding protein, with the protein MYVNPDRNREAGNLRWILPYCKPDWPRVAGSVLLFCVNDTTALIIPLLSGAIVDQVITGGKRGLLVPLCLLMIGLTVIRVFSRYGYQMWMERFGQNTIFRLVSDEYEKLHELDFTYFNHTRNGDIMSRMTSDTDAIRHGLAWASYQILDCVVMFVGALAVMFAIDWRLALALAAVTPPLLMLTRALASHAHPLYFAIRNSLADLNSRVEENIEGNRVVKAFVREDYETQVFDKHNDDYMQKNMALAYNSRKYMPWLDGLGFGLELVTLGLGGWLVIRGEMTLGDLVVFNSFLWMIEWPVRRSGWLVNDWQRFNASCIKIRKLLTARSRIVDSAVTPSSAVSAEPLMRGEVQFDHVSFAFPDEPEAPVLSDLNFTLPAGSKLGILGETGSGKSTLVNLIARFYDPAEGRVLIDGKDVRDWPLKTLRSKVSIVAQDTFLFSDTIGNNIGFGAGLMIEGPASTSMSAPVSAPTSAGDSQQNPRSQAAGEFIRRMAQIAGADNFIESMPEGYDTVVGERGVGLSGGQKQRLSLARSLADNPSILIMDDTTSAVDMETESRIQESLRKLEGSRTIVTIAHRISSIKDADLILVLEHGSIVERGSHEQLVALHGRYWEIYRRQLGLQAGNSQGFEREEDR; encoded by the coding sequence ATGTATGTGAACCCAGACAGGAACCGAGAAGCCGGCAATCTACGCTGGATTCTGCCTTACTGCAAGCCTGATTGGCCTCGGGTGGCGGGGTCGGTCCTCCTTTTCTGCGTCAATGATACGACCGCCCTCATCATCCCCCTCCTGTCCGGGGCCATCGTGGACCAGGTAATCACCGGAGGCAAGCGGGGGCTGCTGGTCCCCCTCTGCCTGCTCATGATCGGTCTGACGGTCATCCGCGTCTTCTCCCGCTACGGTTATCAGATGTGGATGGAGCGTTTCGGCCAGAACACCATCTTCCGCCTGGTCAGCGATGAGTACGAAAAGCTGCACGAGCTGGATTTCACCTACTTCAACCACACCCGCAACGGGGACATCATGAGCCGCATGACCTCGGACACGGACGCCATCCGCCACGGCCTGGCTTGGGCCAGCTACCAGATCCTGGATTGCGTCGTCATGTTCGTGGGGGCCCTGGCGGTCATGTTCGCCATCGACTGGCGCTTGGCTCTGGCCCTGGCCGCCGTCACCCCGCCCCTGTTGATGCTGACCCGGGCCTTGGCCTCCCACGCCCATCCCTTGTATTTCGCCATCCGCAACTCCTTGGCCGACCTCAATTCCCGGGTCGAAGAGAACATCGAAGGCAACCGGGTGGTCAAGGCTTTCGTGCGTGAGGATTACGAGACCCAGGTCTTCGACAAGCACAACGATGACTACATGCAGAAGAACATGGCTTTGGCCTATAACAGCCGCAAATACATGCCTTGGCTGGATGGTCTGGGCTTCGGACTGGAACTGGTCACTTTGGGGCTGGGAGGCTGGCTGGTCATCCGTGGGGAGATGACTTTGGGAGACCTGGTCGTTTTCAACAGCTTTCTATGGATGATTGAATGGCCGGTGCGCAGGTCCGGCTGGCTGGTCAACGATTGGCAGCGTTTCAATGCCTCCTGCATCAAGATTCGCAAACTTTTGACGGCCCGCTCTCGGATTGTGGATTCGGCGGTTACTCCCTCCTCGGCGGTTTCGGCTGAACCCCTTATGAGAGGGGAAGTCCAATTCGATCATGTCTCCTTCGCCTTCCCGGATGAGCCGGAAGCCCCTGTCTTATCCGACCTCAATTTCACCCTTCCCGCTGGCTCCAAGCTGGGAATCCTGGGCGAGACCGGTTCAGGCAAATCCACTTTGGTCAATCTGATCGCCCGTTTTTATGACCCCGCCGAGGGCCGAGTGCTCATAGACGGGAAAGACGTCCGCGATTGGCCCCTCAAGACCTTGCGTAGCAAAGTGAGCATCGTCGCCCAAGACACTTTCCTTTTTTCGGACACGATCGGCAACAACATCGGTTTCGGGGCCGGCCTGATGATTGAGGGGCCGGCGTCCACGTCCATGTCCGCCCCGGTTTCCGCCCCGACGTCCGCAGGGGACTCCCAGCAAAACCCCCGGTCTCAGGCTGCCGGCGAATTCATCCGCCGCATGGCCCAGATAGCCGGAGCGGATAATTTCATCGAATCCATGCCTGAAGGCTATGACACCGTGGTTGGGGAGAGAGGGGTCGGCCTGTCCGGCGGGCAGAAGCAAAGGCTGAGCCTGGCCCGGTCCCTGGCCGACAACCCTTCCATCCTCATCATGGACGACACCACCTCGGCCGTGGATATGGAGACCGAATCGCGCATCCAGGAATCCCTGCGAAAGCTGGAAGGAAGCCGGACCATCGTGACCATAGCCCACCGCATCTCCTCCATCAAGGATGCGGATCTGATCTTGGTCCTGGAACATGGCTCAATCGTCGAGCGGGGGAGCCACGAGCAGCTGGTCGCCCTCCACGGCCGCTATTGGGAGATCTACCGGAGGCAGTTGGGGCTGCAAGCCGGGAATTCCCAAGGATTCGAACGAGAGGAGGACCGCTGA
- a CDS encoding ABC transporter ATP-binding protein produces the protein MAQPNTFREDEELEEKINFRDLARVGHYLKPYLKQIAVIILAVIAMSCVLVVEPYLIKVVIDSAIPQKNLTLLIQLVVLLATLIVLYEVGLAYRTVAITRVGQLMLKDMRRDIFTHIQTLPFDYFDSRPHGKILTRVVNYVNTLSDTLSSGLISVIADLFTFAVTLIVMFVIDWRLTLWSLALFPLMVLFVWILQKCQKKAFQKLSNKQSNLNAYIHESIAGVKTTQTFAQEKAKYRTFQGQLSDVRGSYMKAVHLEFLMWPGVAIISTSAIALIYYLGITALGGVHVTTGVLIAFVGYANDFWSPVINIGDFYNQLITCSAYLERIFETMDIVPSITNKPGAVDLPPIQGRVDFNDVVFRYENGGRNILNLVDLHVSPGKTIALVGPTGAGKTTIISLLSRFYDVAEGSVCIDGHDVRDVTLQSLRRQMGVMLQDTFVFSGTVRENIRYGRLDATDEEISAAAKAVHAHDFIMSLPDGYDTVIQERGATLSAGQRQLIAFARVLLADPRILILDEATSNIDTRTEEALQAGLAHLLVGRTSFIIAHRLSTIENADEIFYIDHGQVVEHGSHAELLASRGAYYRLYESQYTMIRADSGVFADGDEA, from the coding sequence ATGGCTCAGCCGAACACCTTCCGCGAAGACGAGGAACTGGAAGAGAAGATCAACTTCCGGGACCTGGCTCGGGTCGGCCACTACCTCAAACCTTACCTGAAGCAGATCGCGGTCATCATCCTGGCCGTGATCGCCATGTCCTGCGTCCTGGTGGTCGAGCCTTACCTGATCAAAGTGGTCATCGACAGCGCCATACCCCAGAAAAACCTGACCCTCCTCATCCAGCTGGTCGTCCTCCTCGCCACCCTCATCGTTCTGTACGAAGTGGGGCTGGCCTACCGGACTGTCGCCATCACCCGGGTCGGTCAGCTCATGCTTAAAGACATGCGGCGGGACATCTTCACCCACATCCAGACCCTGCCTTTCGACTACTTCGACTCCCGCCCTCATGGGAAGATCCTCACCCGCGTGGTCAACTACGTCAACACGCTGTCTGACACCCTCTCCTCCGGCCTTATTTCGGTCATCGCCGACCTTTTCACCTTCGCGGTCACCCTGATCGTCATGTTCGTCATCGACTGGCGGCTGACCCTCTGGAGCCTGGCCCTCTTCCCCCTCATGGTCCTTTTCGTCTGGATCCTGCAGAAGTGTCAGAAGAAGGCCTTCCAGAAGCTGTCCAACAAACAGTCGAACCTGAACGCTTACATCCACGAATCCATCGCCGGGGTGAAGACCACGCAGACCTTCGCCCAGGAAAAGGCCAAATACCGGACTTTCCAAGGGCAGCTGTCCGATGTGCGGGGCTCCTACATGAAGGCCGTCCACCTGGAGTTCCTCATGTGGCCGGGCGTGGCCATCATCTCCACCAGCGCCATCGCCCTCATCTATTACCTGGGGATCACGGCCCTGGGAGGGGTGCATGTGACCACGGGCGTGCTCATCGCCTTCGTCGGTTACGCCAATGATTTCTGGAGCCCGGTCATCAACATCGGGGACTTCTACAACCAGCTGATCACCTGCTCGGCTTATCTGGAGCGGATCTTCGAGACCATGGACATCGTCCCGTCCATCACCAACAAGCCCGGGGCCGTGGATCTGCCGCCGATCCAGGGGCGGGTGGATTTCAACGACGTCGTCTTCCGCTACGAGAACGGTGGGCGAAACATCCTCAACCTAGTGGATCTCCACGTCTCCCCGGGGAAGACCATCGCTTTGGTGGGGCCGACCGGGGCCGGCAAGACCACCATCATCAGTCTCCTGTCCCGCTTTTATGACGTGGCCGAAGGGTCGGTCTGCATCGACGGGCATGACGTGCGCGACGTGACCCTCCAGTCTTTGCGGCGGCAGATGGGAGTCATGCTGCAGGACACTTTCGTCTTTTCCGGGACGGTCAGGGAGAACATCCGCTATGGGCGGCTGGACGCGACCGACGAGGAGATCTCGGCGGCCGCGAAAGCCGTTCACGCCCACGACTTCATCATGAGCCTGCCCGATGGCTACGACACCGTCATCCAGGAGCGGGGGGCCACTCTGTCCGCCGGGCAGAGGCAGCTGATCGCCTTCGCCCGGGTGCTTCTGGCCGACCCGCGGATCCTCATCTTGGACGAGGCCACCTCCAACATCGACACCCGCACGGAGGAGGCCCTGCAGGCGGGTCTGGCCCATCTACTGGTCGGTCGGACCTCCTTCATCATCGCCCATCGGCTGTCCACCATCGAGAACGCGGATGAGATCTTTTACATCGACCATGGGCAGGTCGTGGAGCATGGATCCCATGCCGAACTCCTGGCCAGTCGCGGGGCTTACTACCGTCTTTATGAGTCGCAGTACACCATGATTCGCGCCGATTCCGGGGTTTTCGCCGACGGGGATGAGGCATAG
- a CDS encoding DUF805 domain-containing protein yields the protein MTFENPGYPGKPMDPANPSNPVNPVNPTNPVNPAYSADSAGSVNPIDPAGSTNLAGAAAGSDQAQTHNFGDPASMTSPSSWRPGSINPASASGPSSDMAQNANANTNANTYAPYSGYASNPGYSRAAGSAQQNAGYATNNGYAPVNGNPSNGYASANGYAPANGYTQGAGYAANAAYSPAPASPAPGYAGGYGYGPYAPAAPLSIPADLAPLPGCSLGEAVQRFFTRYALFKGAASRSEYWFMVLFNVLVETAAVVLAALFGGGQDNSNNPMAIFFGFVLVVYTLVAIIPGIALTVRRLHDAGYAGPWIFIGLVPVAGPIILIVLLVSDSNPVKWNPVWFMR from the coding sequence ATGACTTTTGAGAACCCTGGGTATCCTGGCAAACCAATGGATCCCGCGAATCCCAGCAATCCCGTGAATCCTGTCAATCCGACCAACCCTGTCAATCCTGCTTATTCCGCGGATTCCGCCGGGTCTGTCAATCCTATTGATCCTGCAGGATCCACCAACCTTGCTGGGGCCGCCGCTGGATCCGACCAAGCCCAAACCCATAATTTCGGCGACCCTGCAAGCATGACGTCCCCATCGTCTTGGCGGCCGGGATCCATCAATCCCGCTTCGGCATCTGGCCCGTCGTCGGATATGGCCCAGAATGCCAATGCTAATACCAACGCCAATACTTATGCGCCGTACTCTGGGTATGCATCGAACCCTGGGTATTCGCGAGCTGCCGGGTCCGCTCAGCAGAACGCTGGATATGCAACGAATAACGGATATGCGCCTGTGAACGGAAATCCTTCGAATGGATATGCGTCAGCTAATGGTTATGCCCCAGCGAATGGATATACGCAAGGCGCAGGGTATGCGGCCAATGCCGCTTATTCCCCCGCTCCTGCCTCTCCTGCCCCCGGTTACGCCGGGGGATACGGTTATGGGCCTTATGCGCCGGCGGCTCCTCTTTCCATCCCAGCGGACCTGGCGCCCCTGCCTGGATGCAGCCTGGGTGAAGCCGTTCAGCGCTTCTTCACCCGCTACGCCCTTTTCAAGGGGGCCGCTTCGCGCAGTGAATACTGGTTCATGGTCCTCTTCAACGTCCTCGTCGAGACGGCGGCCGTTGTTTTGGCCGCGCTCTTCGGCGGCGGTCAGGACAATTCCAATAACCCCATGGCGATTTTCTTCGGATTCGTTCTGGTGGTTTATACGCTGGTCGCCATTATCCCCGGTATCGCGCTGACAGTTCGTCGTCTGCATGACGCGGGTTATGCCGGACCATGGATTTTCATCGGGCTTGTGCCGGTCGCCGGCCCCATTATCCTGATCGTTCTGTTGGTCTCCGATTCCAACCCGGTCAAGTGGAACCCAGTCTGGTTCATGCGCTAG
- a CDS encoding DUF559 domain-containing protein: protein MYELPPNIPSRQIMLSQAARRQVDTWKQLQMAEEELPAKRCDLIVSHETAASLMGVTLFRRSRKIHITVGRRKDRIHRKPFVCHVLGNTSLESSQARIFTVPCASPEATFAQLSRTLKLEDLVLLGDSLTCRNPFLKRTSKARLNRYLHECDSFRGLPQCRRALRLIQEDTDSPQETLLRLRMLQYGLPLPHVNFSLDEECGRYLLDMAYPQARIGVEYNGRHHHQQQAEDWDRANALTADGWTIFVAEKENIESTYLCQRLMTSIAQALSDKGGRRVILRDEPLELKDLADGRRWKKNGIPLD from the coding sequence ATGTACGAATTACCGCCCAACATCCCCAGCCGGCAGATCATGCTCTCCCAGGCCGCCCGCCGCCAAGTGGACACGTGGAAACAGCTTCAAATGGCCGAGGAGGAATTGCCAGCGAAGCGCTGCGACCTCATCGTGAGCCATGAAACCGCGGCCAGCCTGATGGGGGTGACACTGTTTCGCCGCAGTCGGAAAATCCACATCACCGTGGGACGGCGGAAAGACCGAATCCACAGAAAGCCATTCGTCTGCCATGTGCTCGGCAACACCTCGCTCGAGTCATCGCAAGCCCGCATTTTCACCGTTCCCTGCGCTTCGCCCGAAGCCACGTTCGCGCAGCTCTCCCGCACCCTCAAACTCGAGGACCTGGTTCTGCTGGGCGACAGTCTGACCTGCCGAAATCCCTTTCTCAAGCGCACGAGTAAGGCCCGGCTGAACCGTTACCTCCACGAATGCGACTCGTTCCGGGGGCTTCCTCAGTGCCGGCGGGCCCTCCGCCTGATTCAAGAAGACACCGACTCCCCTCAGGAAACACTCTTACGCCTACGGATGCTTCAGTACGGGCTCCCCCTGCCTCACGTCAATTTCAGTCTGGATGAGGAGTGCGGCCGATACCTCCTCGACATGGCTTATCCGCAGGCACGGATCGGCGTGGAGTACAACGGACGCCACCATCACCAGCAGCAGGCTGAGGACTGGGACCGCGCGAACGCCTTGACTGCGGACGGTTGGACGATTTTCGTGGCCGAGAAGGAGAACATCGAATCCACTTACCTCTGTCAACGTTTGATGACCAGCATCGCTCAGGCCTTGTCCGACAAGGGCGGCAGGCGAGTCATCCTCCGAGATGAGCCCTTGGAGCTCAAGGACCTCGCCGATGGCCGGCGTTGGAAGAAAAACGGGATTCCTTTGGATTAA
- the glf gene encoding UDP-galactopyranose mutase has translation MAEESPIDADIVIVGAGLFGLTIAQQVVEHTGKRVRIIDVRDHIGGNAYSYFDERTGAEIHKYGAHLFHTSNERVWKYVNRFTSFTNYVHRVYTTHNGEVFPLPVNLGTINQFFRAAYTPAEAKDLVEKQAGEYADIEPKDLDEQGKKLIGQPLYEAFIRNYTAKQWQTDPSELPASIIRRLPVRFNYNNRYFKDTWEGLPTDGYTAWFEKMIDDPRITVSLNVDFFDESQPYNKKALVGKVPVIYTGPVDRYFDYELGELKWRTVDFKEKRYAEDDHFGCAVMNYADSDVPYTRAIEYKNFNPERYDKQSHEETVVWEEYSRFANRGDEPYYPINTDEDRQLYADYKAKAAQEPQVVFGGRLGTYAYYDMHQVINSALIAYEEEVAPLLAD, from the coding sequence ATGGCAGAAGAGTCACCGATCGATGCCGACATCGTTATCGTGGGAGCAGGCCTCTTTGGCTTGACCATTGCCCAGCAGGTCGTGGAGCATACGGGCAAGCGGGTGCGCATCATCGACGTGCGGGACCACATTGGCGGCAACGCTTACTCCTACTTCGACGAGCGCACCGGGGCGGAGATCCACAAGTACGGCGCTCACCTTTTCCACACCAGCAACGAGCGGGTGTGGAAGTACGTGAACCGCTTCACTTCCTTCACGAATTACGTCCATCGCGTGTACACCACGCATAATGGCGAGGTCTTCCCCTTGCCGGTCAACTTGGGCACCATCAACCAGTTCTTCCGCGCCGCTTACACCCCGGCCGAGGCGAAGGATCTGGTGGAGAAGCAGGCCGGCGAATACGCGGACATCGAGCCCAAGGATCTGGACGAGCAGGGCAAGAAGCTGATCGGCCAGCCTTTGTATGAGGCCTTTATTCGCAATTACACGGCCAAGCAGTGGCAGACCGACCCCAGCGAGCTGCCGGCTTCCATCATCCGCCGCCTGCCCGTGCGTTTCAACTACAACAATCGTTATTTCAAGGACACTTGGGAGGGCCTGCCGACCGACGGCTACACCGCCTGGTTCGAGAAGATGATCGACGACCCGCGCATCACGGTCAGCTTGAACGTGGACTTCTTCGACGAGTCCCAGCCTTACAACAAGAAGGCTTTGGTGGGCAAGGTCCCGGTCATTTACACGGGCCCGGTGGACCGCTACTTCGATTACGAGCTGGGTGAGCTCAAGTGGCGCACGGTCGATTTTAAGGAGAAGCGTTACGCCGAGGACGACCATTTCGGCTGCGCGGTCATGAATTACGCCGATTCTGACGTACCCTACACCCGCGCCATCGAGTACAAGAATTTCAACCCCGAGCGCTACGACAAGCAGAGCCATGAAGAGACGGTGGTCTGGGAGGAGTACTCCCGCTTCGCCAATCGCGGGGACGAGCCTTACTACCCGATCAACACGGATGAGGACCGCCAGCTTTACGCCGATTACAAGGCTAAGGCGGCCCAGGAGCCGCAGGTCGTTTTCGGCGGTCGCTTGGGCACTTACGCCTACTATGACATGCATCAAGTGATCAATTCCGCTTTGATCGCTTATGAAGAGGAAGTGGCTCCTTTGCTTGCCGATTAA
- a CDS encoding ABC transporter, which produces MAEITIRMEYTYMKAAVFVDHGRIDTGDNAPMPHTDNPQDMAIKASGLALTFTVRPPATMLLVLISAPVVAIPAYMIEAKTMSSILRS; this is translated from the coding sequence ATGGCAGAAATCACAATCAGAATGGAGTATACATATATGAAGGCGGCGGTTTTTGTCGACCACGGAAGGATCGACACTGGTGACAACGCCCCCATGCCGCATACAGACAATCCGCAGGATATGGCCATCAAAGCAAGCGGTTTGGCTCTGACTTTCACGGTTAGGCCGCCGGCCACAATGCTGTTGGTTTTGATCTCCGCTCCCGTTGTCGCCATTCCCGCCTATATGATTGAGGCGAAGACCATGTCTTCGATTTTGAGGAGTTAG